GGAGGAGACCCTTTGTTAGAGCATTTACCCTTTAAAAAAGGGTAAATGCTCTAACGCTGCACGAGAGTGCGGCGCGCCACAACGTGGCGTGGATTCTGCCGAAAATCGCATTTTCGGCAGAATGACACCTTTGAAATGTGAAACATTTCAAAGGTACTCTGGTCTACATAGGATCCCTCCCCCACAAAGCACTTCAAAGTGAAACTGCGATTGCTCTACTCGTCGGAACCGAGGGAATAGTATTCTGCCAGCATGGGGCCGAAGAATTCGGCGTCGTCGCCCAGTTCTTCTTCAATGCGGAGCAACTGGTTGTACTTGGCCATACGCTCGGAGCGGCACAGGGAGCCGGTCTTGATCTGGCCGGAGTTGACGCCCACAGCCAGGTCGGCAATGAAGCTGTCTTCCGTTTCGCCGGAGCGGTGCGAGATAACGGTGGTGTACGCCGCTTCCTTGGCCATCTCGATGGTGTCCAGGGTTTCGGTGACGGTGCCGATCTGGTTGAGCTTGATGAGAATGGAGTTGGCCACGCCCTCGGCAATGCCCTCGGCGAGAATGGAGGGATTGGTCACAAAGACGTCGTCGCCCACCAGCTGCACGTGGTCGCCCAGGCTGGCGGTCAGCATGCCCCAACCGTCCCAGTCGCTTTCGGCCATGCCGTCTTCGATGGAAATGAGGGGGTATTTGCGCGTGAATTCGCCCAGCCATTCGCTCATTTCGGCATTGTTGAAGGTCTTGCCTTCACCGGCCAGAACGTATTTGCCGTCCTTGTAGAACTCGCTGGAGGCCGCATCAATGGCCAGGGCCACTTCCGTGCCGGGATTGTAGCCGGCTTCTTCAATGGCCTTGATGATGTAGGTAAAGGCTTCGTCATGATTCTTGAGGTTGGGGGCAAAGCCGCCCTCGTCGCCCACGCTGGTGACGTGGCCGTCCTTTTTGAGGATGCCCTGGAGGGTATGGAAGATTTCCGTACCGATGCGCAGGGAATCACGGAAGGTCATGGCCCCCACGGGCATGATCATGAATTCCTGGATATCCAGGTTGTTGGGGGCGTGCGCGCCGCCGTTGATGATGTTCATCATGGGCGCGGGCAGCACCTTGGCGTTGATGCCGCCGAGGTACTTGTACAGCGGCAGGCCCAAAAACGAGGCCGCCACCCTGGCGCAGGCCATGGACACGCCAAGCATGGCGTTGGCGCCCAGACGGGACTTGTTGTCCGTACCGTCGAGGTCAATAAGGGTATTGTCTATCTGCACCTGGCGCAGCCCATCCATGCCAAGCAGGGCGTCGGCGATTTCGCCGTTCACATGGTCCACGGCCTTGGTGACGCCCTTGCCGCAATAACGCGCCTTGTCCCCGTCACGCATTTCAAGGGCTTCACGGCTGCCGGTGGAAGCCCCGGAAGGAACGGCGGCCCGCGCTCTGAGCCCGGACTCCAGGGTCACTTCCACCTCAACGGTGGGATTACCACGCGAATCCAGAATTTCACGGCCAAATACCGAGGCAATGCTGCTCATGTGTGGCTCCTTTGCCCTCTTGGGCTTGTTTTCATTATACGCAAACGCAAAATGGCGCTGGTTCCGCCCAACCGGGCGGCAGGTCTGTTGGTTCCGCATAGGCGGGCATCAGAGCGCCGTGCGCTCTTCATAGTACAGCCGCCGCAAACCCTCAAGCAACAAGGTGGGCAGAACATGATCAAAAACCGGGCTTACCCGGGCAATGGAGGCGGCAAAGCCCCCTGTGCCCAACACCTTCACAGGGCCGGGCAACTGTCTTTTAAGCCTTTGCGTCAGTCCCTCCACCATGCAGGCAAAGCCGAATACCAGGCCATGCTGTATACTGGTGGTGGTGTTGCGCCCAGGCATGGGCTCGTCGGCCCGCACGTCCAGATTGACTCTGGGCAGCTTGGCGGCCTCGCGCGAAAGCGCGCTCAGCGCCGTGCGCGGACCGGGAAAAATCAGTCCGCCCATGTAGGCGTCGCCATTGACGCAGTCAATGGTGACGGCGGTGCCGAAGTCCACCACGAGCAGTCCGGGCGCTTCGGGGCACTGGCGGCGCGCCGCGTAAGCGCCCACCAGCCTGTCGGCCCCAACCTCGCCGGGGCGTTCGTAGCGGTTTTCAAGAGGAACCGGCAAATCCATGCCGACACAGAGCAGGGGGCAGTCCACATAGCGGGACACGGCCTCGCGCAGCAGGGGATCGAATCCCGGAACCACGGATGAGGCCACGCAGGCCTTGAGGCTTTGCGGCGCGACGCCCGCGTGCCCCAGGAGGGCGATGAGGTTGAGGCCGAGGTTATCCGCCGTTTGCCCCACATCGGTACGCAGGGTGTATGAGGTCAGCACCTGCCGCTCATGCGCCAGCCCGATCTTTATGGAAGTATTGCCAATATCGAAAAGGAGAAGTTCAGGCTGCATGGGGCCTCCGCACGGGTCTGGAGTGGTTCACCCCAATGATTATGCCCAATTAGCCAGCACTCCGCAAGGTGCGCGCAGGTCCAGCCAGCGGGGAGTCTGCCCGTTACTGCGGCGCGTCCTGAGGCTTTGGCGCGGGCGCGCCAGCCGGGGACGCCGGGACTGCGGGAGCCGAGGAAACGTCAGCCGGGGCTGCGGGAACGTCAGGGGAAAGCCCGGATGAAGGCCCGGAAACGTCAGCCTTTCGGCGCACAATAAGCCAGCCGGGATTTTCCCACACCACCTGTCCGTACTTTTCCAGCGTGTCGCGGTCTTCGGGCCTGTCGCAGATAAGCCAGGGCAAGCCGGATTTCAGCCACACGTCCACATAGCCTGTGGGGCTCTGGGCGCGCAGCTTTTCATTGGCAAGCCACTGCCGCGCCTGGTCGAGATTTTTATTGTAATACGGGTGGTAGCCGTCCTTGAAGGTGAGAAAAAGCCCGCGCTGGGCAATATGCCGCACGCCCAGGTCGCCGGAATTGCTGAACACCACATCTCCGGGAGCCGTCAGATCCTTGAGGGCTTCGAGCGCCTCGCGGTGGCTTTTGGCGCGGGCCGCGTCTTCTTTTGCCTTGGCCACATACGGCAACGGAAGCCCTGTTTTTTCCGCCACGGCATACAGGGCGGCCGTATTCTGCCTGTCGCCGTTGCAAAGCAACACAACAACCACGGCCAGCGCACAAAACCCTGTGCGCAGCCAACCGGCAAACCGGGGCCAGAAAATGCCGAGAACTCCGCCGATCATTATCCAGGCAAGGGGCAGAAGGTAGCGCAACCCGCGCACGAATTCGTGCGCCATGGGCAGCCGTCCCACACGCGGCGCCAGAAGGGATTCCAGCCAGGAAAACGTGGCCACCAGCGCAAGAGCCAGCACAAAGGCCGGATACATGCTCGCAAGACGCCGTAACCGCTCACAGCCGTGCCGCAGCACCACAAACCAGCTGCCGAGGCCAGCCAGCAAAATCCAGAATACGGGCTTGCCCAAGGACAGAAAAAGCGCCAGCCGCCTGGAAAAATGCCCGTAATCCTTGGCCCAGCGCAGGGAGAAAAGCTCATGGAATATTTCAAGTTCCACAGGCCCGAGAGCCTGCTTCTGCCCCAGCGAAGGCCAGAGAAAGAGCAGCACGGGCACAAAGTAGACCACCAGGCACAACACAAGGCTCAATATATGCCGTGACCATGTCCAGCCCTGTGGCCTGTGAAAGGCAAAGGCCAGAAAGAACATGGCCCCCGTGTTCAGCGCGCCCAGGCCGTGCACCCACATGCCCAGCCCGGTAACAAGCATTACCAGCGGCCGCCAGGCTGCATGGCGCAGGGCGGCCATGGCCCCCATAAGCATAAAGGGCCACAAGGCGGCAAAGAAGGTGCGGGGTACAGGATCAGAGTGAGTGACGCCCCAGAAGGTGCCCCAGCCCACCCATATGGTGACGCTCATGAGCAGGGCCAGTATCAGGGCTGGTCCCGGCCTGCCGTAGAGCCAGCGCCCCAGCAGATACATGCCCGTCAGATAGACAAAGATGATGAGCGCGCCCGCCCGCAGCAGCCCCACAGCGTACTGATCGCCTGGGGTCAGCATTTCTGCCGTAAACTGTTGGAGGTTCCAGAGGGAATTGGCGGGCGTTGCCTCGCTCAACAGAGGGTCGGCGTGAAAATTCTCGGGCTGATGTTCGCCAGCCATGGCAAAGGCATAGCAGGCAAGGTCAGTGTCCAGATCGGCACCCCGTCCTGAAAGGGGCACAATGCCAAAGGCCACGGACAGTGCATAAAGCGCGGCCAGAATCACAAAGCATGCGTCAGCCACACAGTTCTTGCTGCCGTGGCTCCCGTGGAGGGGGCAATCGACCATCAGTTCACCAATAAAAATAAAGTAATATCAACATATCATAATTTGCGCCCCCCAAAAAGTAAAGCCTGCACGTGTCTGCCAGGGCAAGCCTCGATGTTTGGGGAGTGCAGAAACGCCAACGCGACTAGAGCAGATTAACCTTGAGATGCTACACATTTCAAAGTTTTCATTCAGCCGGAAAATGTAATTTTCGGCTGAATCCACGCCACGTTGTGGTGCGCTGCACTTTCGTGCAGCGTTAGAGCATTTACACTTTTTCAAAGTTAAAATGCTCTATTCTGAAAAATCAGGTCCGGGGGGCGGCGACCGGCGCGGTGTTGGCTGGCGCGGCGGCCGGTGCAGGGGCGTCGTCCTTCTCAAGATACAGGGTACGCGTGGGAAAGGCGAAATCTGCCCCAAGACCATGCACCACGTTGATGATTTTCAGGTACACGTTGTGCTGGATCCTCATGAAGCGGCCCCAGTCCGACGTATTGGCGTAGCAGTAAATCATAAGATTCAGCGAGGAATCGGCAAATTCGTCAAAACAAACCAGAATCGTCTGATCCCTGTCTATCCCTTCGTCCTGCTGCAACATTTTCTCCAGACCCTCGGCAACGGCTTGAACCTTGTCCGCGTCTTCGTAGCGCAGGCCCACCTGCAGCTTGATGCGGTAACTGGATATGCGCCCTATGTTTTCAATGCATATGGAGGAAAAAACGTCATTGGGCACGTACAGGGGATAGTGCTCGAAGGTCATGATCTTGCACATGCGCCAGCCAATTTCCATCACGGTGCCCTCAACCTTGCGGTCCGGGGAGCGCACCCAGTCGCCGATGTCAAAGGGGCGGTCGAAATACAGCATGAGGCCCGAAAAAAAGTTGCCAAGGATGTTCTTGCTCGCAAGACCGATGGCGATGCCGCCGATGCCGCCGAATGTCAGCAGACCCGCAAAACTCACGCCCAGGTATTCGCCAAAAAGCAGCATGGCGCACAGGCAGATGCCCGCCTTGAGCAGACGCGCCACCATACGCCCCAGGGTGGCGTCGCCGCTGGTTTTCGCCAGATGATCGCAAAAACGGTTGATGCCCAAAAAGGCTTCGCGCATCAGGATAAGAATGATGGCAACACGCTGAAAAATATCAATATAGGTCGGATTTATAAGGGTGATGCCAAACTTGTCCGCAAGCTCGCGCGCGCAAAGGCTTGTGGCCACCACAAGGGCGCAGGAGGCGCACACGCGGGCCAGATGCACCACGATGTTGGCGCTGCGTTTCTGCCCTCGTACGGTGAAATAAAAAAGGATAACCGTCACAAGGGCGGCTATGGCATATTTGTCTGTCAGAAGCGCTATGATTTCTTTTTCGTCCATACCTTTTTCCGCATCACGCTCTGGAGCAGTTGAGGAAACGCTGATTTGTTCCGTTTGGCGGACTTGCTTCACTTTTTTTTGAAACAGTCGAGGACGGAAAAGTCCACTCCTGCTTCAAAAAAAGAGCGCGCCTTGCCAAACGAAACAACTGCGCGTTTCCAAGAGGCTCTTTAATAAGCGTTTTCTTAACACTTGAAATGCTCGTGCCCGGCAGGCAACAGCCCGCCTGCTCGCCTTTCGTGGGAGAATTTTCAGGAAAATCCCTGCAGAGCGGTTAATTCATTTCATTCGTAAACGGCTCTAAAGCAATTTCATTTTGAAATTGCTCTGCTGACGCCAAGGCGGCAGCCGCCACGAAGTGGCGTGGATTCTGGCGAAAACCACGTTTTTCGCCAGAATGATGCGTTGAAACAAGGCGTGTTTCAAAAGCAAAATGCTCTAAACTGATGTGCCGCTGGCGGCAGCGCGGCGTTGACCGCCTGTTTCAGCAACCGCGCCAGAACCGCCAACGGTTCTGCCATGGCGCTCCTGGGCAAGACGCTCCTGAGCGGGGCGTTCCTGGGCCAGGCCGCTCTTCAGGCGGGCGGCCAGATTCTGGGCAAGCGCCCTGCCCGCCAGCTGGAGCGTCAGCACCGCCAGGGCAGGCACAGCCCGTCCCGGCCGCAGCCATTTCCAGCCAAGGCCGAGCAAAAAGGCCCCGCCCGCGCAGGAAAGGGGACGCGCCCGCACCAGGGCATACGGATCAAACCCTGCCGCGGCCTCGCGCAGACGGCGTTTGGCTTCTTCTACTGAACCTGTTTCTTGCGTGGGAGCGACAGCCACAACAATCCTCCGGCGATGCCCGCACAGACCAGGCCCATGATGCACAGAACCCAGGCCGGGTGCAGAATGACCACAAGAGCCTGATACAGGGCTGCGACCAGAAAAAATACGGCCACAGCCCCGAAGATCAGGCCAAGAACCAGCAGAACGGCCATGCGCACCGTGAGCAGGGCTGAACGCTGCAGTTGCCGACCTTCCGCTTCCAGCAGGTCAAAAAAGCGGATCACAATTTCAGTAAGGCCGTTCACGCCTGAAATCACCTGTCCTGACGGAAAAGGCGGGAGATCACATAGCCCGCGCCAAAGGCCAGCAGCAAACTGCCAAGAGGATTCTGGCGGATGCGTTCACTAATATTTTCCACGCCGTCATTGCCGGCGTTCAGGGCTTTTTGCAGTTTATCCGCAGCGATCTTCTGGTATTTGTCAAACTGGTCTTCCAGGTCGGCGGCCACGGCCGCAGCACGGCCTGAGGCGTCTTTTTCCAGAGACTTGGCGAGGCTTTCCATCTGCTTGCGCAGGGTCTGCAGTTCTTCCTTCAGGGCATCTATATTTTCTTCGGTCTTGATGCTCATAACAGCTCCTTTCGGGCGTATGTCCCGTGTATGCGACGGAGTGACCTTCTGTTCATCCACCCCGCTACCTTGTTATTACGCTAATAGCATCGGGGTCGCAACGGGCGGACTTTTACGCCTGTCACAGCGGCCACGGCGGCCAAACAAAACAACTGCGCTTTTCCAAGGGCTCTTTAACCAGTGTTTTCTCAGAAACCCTTTTTTACGGAAGGGCATACTTTACACAGCCCGGATTTTAGATAACAATCAGACAATATATACAAAATATGCGACGAGGGTTTCATGCACGACAAGAAAAAAATTGCCATCGCCCTTCTATTGTCCGTCATTGTCTTCATCATCGTCCTTCTGGGGCAGATAATGCTGGAACAGCGTCCCACCACGAACCCCGGCGCGACGCCCCCTGCCCAGACAGAACCGGCGCGCGATCCCGCCCCCGCTGGCCCCGCTGCCCCCGCTGGCCCTGCTGGTCCCGCTGGCGCAACCCGGCCCGGCGGCGCAGGCCAGGACGCGCCGCAAGCACCCTGAACGCCTGAGTCTTTGACGCTTGAAATGCGAGCAGGCAGGCAAAAGCCTGCCTGCTCGCATTTCTCGGCAAGGATTTTCGGCAGCGTCCACGCCATGTTGTGGCCCGTTGCACTAACGCGCAGCGTTAGCGCATGTACACTTTTTCAAAGGCAAAATGCCCTAAACGGCGTAGCTTATGATCCCCCAGGTGGAGCGCCGCAACATGCGGCCAACGTCAGGCCTGGCTACAGGACAATGCGGCTGATAACCCCATGCACCGACTGCAGGGGAAGTTTGTAGAACTGCACAAAGGGCGGGGCCAGCTTTTTGATGACGGCGTAAATCTTCCAGAGGGGCGAACGGGTCAGGATGTCTTCCACGCCGTAGAAAATGGCGCGCGATTTGATGCCCGCCTCGCCAAGAATGGCGTCCACATCCACAACTTCCATATAGCCCGCCGTAACCGTGAATATCTGTATGCCCTCCACGGGCGAGTCTTCAAAACGGCATTCCACGCCGAGCGGCTCATAGGTGCGCGAGATGCTCAGCATGATATTGCGTTCATAAATGATGCCGTTGTCGAACATGGTCTTGCAGATATAGGGCGACACGCTGTCCAGGCTGCGCAAAAAGAATATGCCCGTACCCTTGATGGTGTGGCCTTCCTTTCGCTCCTTGGTGAACTCCTTGATGAAGGTTTCCCTGTCCATGGGCACCATGCGTTGGTATACGGCCTTCTGCCCCTGTGTGTAGATCAAAATGACGGCCAGAGGGATCATGGCGATGACCAGCGACCAGTACCCGCCGTGCGGCAATTTGTAGAAGTTGGCCACCAGATAGATCACGTCAAGCATGCAGATGCCGAAGGCCGCGGCGCACAGCCAGGGGCGCTTTCTCAGATGGAAAATCCAGACCATAAGAATGCCCGTGATGGTCATGGTTCCCGTAACGGCCAGGCCATAGGCGGCCGCCAGCCGGTGCGACTCCTGAAAGCCGATGATGACCGAGGTCACCGCCACAAAAAGCGCCCAGTTCACCGAGGCTATGTATATCTGCGAGTGCATTTCCCTTGAGGTGTAATCCACCTTGAACAGGGGCATGACGTGGGTGGCCATGCACTGGTACATGATGGAGAAAATGCCGCTGATAAGCGATTGGGACGCAATAATGGTCGCCAGCAGGCTCAGCACCAGAAAGGGGGCGTACAGCCAGCGCGCCTGACTGTGGATCATTTCAAAGAGTACGTTGTTGGTGTCGGGATGGTGTATGAGAAAGGCCGTCTGCCCCATATAGCACAGCAAAAGGGCCGTGAACACCAATGCCCAGGCCGCAAGGATGGGCTTGCGCCCCATATGGCCCATGTCCGCGTACAGGGCTTCGCCGCCCGTGGCGCACAGGATGACCTCCGACAGCACAAAAAAGCCTGTCCACCCGTGGTGCAGCATAAAATTGATGCCATACCAGGGGTTGATGGCTTTCATCACATGCGGAGCCTGACTGAGCGCCGCCACGCCCGAACAGGCCAGCGCCGCAAACCATACGACCATGACCGGGCCGAACAGGGCGGAAAGCTTGCTGCTGCCCTTTTTTTGCACAGAAAAAAG
This DNA window, taken from Desulfovibrio sp. 86, encodes the following:
- a CDS encoding translation initiation factor 2; amino-acid sequence: MADACFVILAALYALSVAFGIVPLSGRGADLDTDLACYAFAMAGEHQPENFHADPLLSEATPANSLWNLQQFTAEMLTPGDQYAVGLLRAGALIIFVYLTGMYLLGRWLYGRPGPALILALLMSVTIWVGWGTFWGVTHSDPVPRTFFAALWPFMLMGAMAALRHAAWRPLVMLVTGLGMWVHGLGALNTGAMFFLAFAFHRPQGWTWSRHILSLVLCLVVYFVPVLLFLWPSLGQKQALGPVELEIFHELFSLRWAKDYGHFSRRLALFLSLGKPVFWILLAGLGSWFVVLRHGCERLRRLASMYPAFVLALALVATFSWLESLLAPRVGRLPMAHEFVRGLRYLLPLAWIMIGGVLGIFWPRFAGWLRTGFCALAVVVVLLCNGDRQNTAALYAVAEKTGLPLPYVAKAKEDAARAKSHREALEALKDLTAPGDVVFSNSGDLGVRHIAQRGLFLTFKDGYHPYYNKNLDQARQWLANEKLRAQSPTGYVDVWLKSGLPWLICDRPEDRDTLEKYGQVVWENPGWLIVRRKADVSGPSSGLSPDVPAAPADVSSAPAVPASPAGAPAPKPQDAPQ
- a CDS encoding phage holin family protein, which codes for MNGLTEIVIRFFDLLEAEGRQLQRSALLTVRMAVLLVLGLIFGAVAVFFLVAALYQALVVILHPAWVLCIMGLVCAGIAGGLLWLSLPRKKQVQ
- a CDS encoding mechanosensitive ion channel family protein, producing the protein MDEKEIIALLTDKYAIAALVTVILFYFTVRGQKRSANIVVHLARVCASCALVVATSLCARELADKFGITLINPTYIDIFQRVAIILILMREAFLGINRFCDHLAKTSGDATLGRMVARLLKAGICLCAMLLFGEYLGVSFAGLLTFGGIGGIAIGLASKNILGNFFSGLMLYFDRPFDIGDWVRSPDRKVEGTVMEIGWRMCKIMTFEHYPLYVPNDVFSSICIENIGRISSYRIKLQVGLRYEDADKVQAVAEGLEKMLQQDEGIDRDQTILVCFDEFADSSLNLMIYCYANTSDWGRFMRIQHNVYLKIINVVHGLGADFAFPTRTLYLEKDDAPAPAAAPANTAPVAAPRT
- the eno gene encoding phosphopyruvate hydratase, yielding MSSIASVFGREILDSRGNPTVEVEVTLESGLRARAAVPSGASTGSREALEMRDGDKARYCGKGVTKAVDHVNGEIADALLGMDGLRQVQIDNTLIDLDGTDNKSRLGANAMLGVSMACARVAASFLGLPLYKYLGGINAKVLPAPMMNIINGGAHAPNNLDIQEFMIMPVGAMTFRDSLRIGTEIFHTLQGILKKDGHVTSVGDEGGFAPNLKNHDEAFTYIIKAIEEAGYNPGTEVALAIDAASSEFYKDGKYVLAGEGKTFNNAEMSEWLGEFTRKYPLISIEDGMAESDWDGWGMLTASLGDHVQLVGDDVFVTNPSILAEGIAEGVANSILIKLNQIGTVTETLDTIEMAKEAAYTTVISHRSGETEDSFIADLAVGVNSGQIKTGSLCRSERMAKYNQLLRIEEELGDDAEFFGPMLAEYYSLGSDE
- a CDS encoding KUP/HAK/KT family potassium transporter — translated: MDTQKISPANVVKSLGLVFGDIGTSPIYTLAVIFLMTERTEANFIGILSLIIWTLLLLVTVEYACLAMSLSKGGEGGTIVLLSILRPLLRSGKKLGVASVLAFIGVSLLVGDGVITPAITILSAVEGLVLLPGLEDTPQGVLVALALFVAIFLFSVQKKGSSKLSALFGPVMVVWFAALACSGVAALSQAPHVMKAINPWYGINFMLHHGWTGFFVLSEVILCATGGEALYADMGHMGRKPILAAWALVFTALLLCYMGQTAFLIHHPDTNNVLFEMIHSQARWLYAPFLVLSLLATIIASQSLISGIFSIMYQCMATHVMPLFKVDYTSREMHSQIYIASVNWALFVAVTSVIIGFQESHRLAAAYGLAVTGTMTITGILMVWIFHLRKRPWLCAAAFGICMLDVIYLVANFYKLPHGGYWSLVIAMIPLAVILIYTQGQKAVYQRMVPMDRETFIKEFTKERKEGHTIKGTGIFFLRSLDSVSPYICKTMFDNGIIYERNIMLSISRTYEPLGVECRFEDSPVEGIQIFTVTAGYMEVVDVDAILGEAGIKSRAIFYGVEDILTRSPLWKIYAVIKKLAPPFVQFYKLPLQSVHGVISRIVL
- a CDS encoding DUF883 family protein, which codes for MSIKTEENIDALKEELQTLRKQMESLAKSLEKDASGRAAAVAADLEDQFDKYQKIAADKLQKALNAGNDGVENISERIRQNPLGSLLLAFGAGYVISRLFRQDR
- a CDS encoding type III pantothenate kinase, which produces MQPELLLFDIGNTSIKIGLAHERQVLTSYTLRTDVGQTADNLGLNLIALLGHAGVAPQSLKACVASSVVPGFDPLLREAVSRYVDCPLLCVGMDLPVPLENRYERPGEVGADRLVGAYAARRQCPEAPGLLVVDFGTAVTIDCVNGDAYMGGLIFPGPRTALSALSREAAKLPRVNLDVRADEPMPGRNTTTSIQHGLVFGFACMVEGLTQRLKRQLPGPVKVLGTGGFAASIARVSPVFDHVLPTLLLEGLRRLYYEERTAL